A window of the Haloquadratum walsbyi C23 genome harbors these coding sequences:
- a CDS encoding ribbon-helix-helix domain-containing protein yields MSTDADDTSETERMEKIDVRVPSTVLDAIESEYPRRGYSSRSEAVRDALRNWLNPSPELSEEILADLLESRKQREAGETVSAAEARERLGLDDSDE; encoded by the coding sequence ATGAGCACTGATGCTGACGACACCTCCGAGACCGAACGGATGGAAAAAATCGATGTTCGGGTTCCCTCGACGGTGCTTGATGCCATCGAGTCCGAATATCCGCGTCGAGGCTACTCCTCTCGTTCGGAGGCTGTCCGCGATGCTCTCCGTAACTGGCTGAATCCCTCACCCGAGTTATCAGAGGAGATCTTGGCTGACCTCTTGGAGAGTCGCAAGCAGCGTGAGGCCGGTGAGACGGTGTCAGCCGCTGAAGCCCGAGAACGTCTCGGGCTGGATGACAGTGACGAATGA
- a CDS encoding nucleotidyltransferase family protein has translation MHAVVPAAGQGTRLGELTDNQPKGLVDIGGQSLLAYVLNTAIEAGADELIVIIGYEAAQIIDRFGDVFDGVPITYIHQREQLGLGHAVLQAESQIDGDFLLVNGDNVFTGSVRPIVDASERFDAVLGVEKVSPAVAQTTGVIQTDQTGNVSSIVEKPADPSSTLVTTGCYLLPEEIFMACELLQPSAEGEYQLSEAVGLLVHAGYDVGTVQVGKRINVNTPGDVEDAEDLVRR, from the coding sequence ATGCATGCGGTTGTTCCAGCGGCAGGACAAGGGACACGACTCGGGGAACTGACTGATAATCAGCCAAAGGGTCTCGTCGATATTGGTGGACAGTCGCTTCTTGCGTATGTATTGAATACCGCTATTGAGGCGGGTGCAGACGAACTCATTGTCATTATTGGGTATGAGGCAGCACAAATTATTGATCGATTCGGCGACGTATTCGATGGTGTCCCGATTACATATATCCATCAGCGTGAACAGTTAGGGCTTGGACATGCCGTATTACAGGCTGAATCACAGATTGATGGAGATTTCTTATTGGTAAATGGCGATAATGTATTTACTGGGAGTGTGCGTCCGATCGTTGATGCATCTGAGCGCTTCGATGCCGTCCTCGGTGTCGAGAAAGTATCACCCGCAGTTGCGCAGACAACAGGTGTTATTCAAACCGATCAGACGGGAAATGTCAGCAGTATCGTTGAAAAGCCCGCTGACCCATCATCGACGCTTGTCACAACCGGCTGTTATCTGTTACCTGAGGAGATCTTCATGGCGTGTGAGTTACTCCAGCCATCCGCAGAGGGCGAGTATCAACTGAGCGAGGCTGTCGGATTATTAGTCCATGCGGGATATGACGTGGGGACCGTCCAGGTGGGTAAACGGATCAACGTGAATACGCCTGGGGATGTTGAGGATGCTGAAGATCTGGTTCGTAGATGA
- a CDS encoding type II toxin-antitoxin system RelE family toxin, translating to MTSVEYTEQALEHLRDLEDHVADRVLNKVDEATDWTDHRLERLSGYPYYKLRAGDYRAIITWDQEADRLIVEAVGHRRNVYDRHLPP from the coding sequence ATGACGAGCGTCGAATACACCGAACAGGCTCTCGAACACCTCAGAGATCTTGAAGACCACGTCGCCGATCGTGTATTGAACAAAGTCGACGAGGCAACCGACTGGACCGACCATCGGTTAGAACGCCTCTCAGGGTATCCATACTATAAGCTTCGCGCTGGCGACTACCGAGCCATCATCACCTGGGATCAGGAAGCCGATCGATTGATTGTTGAAGCAGTCGGTCACCGTCGGAATGTCTACGATCGCCATCTCCCACCCTGA
- a CDS encoding ABC transporter ATP-binding protein: MTSTSESSIGASTRTKSDGETDTESESGSPDNKSVSQASRPDRAEESLLSVRSLDAGYGDLQILTDVDMDVGSSEYVTIVGPNGAGKSTVMKSVFGLTAHMGGTVTFDNADITGRRPEEIIREGIGYVPQNENVFSTLSVRENLEMGAYILDSVPDDALEAVFNRFPILRERQDQKAGTMSGGQQQMLAMGRALMLEPELLLLDEPSAGLAPDLVDDMFDRIDGINRDGTAVLMVEQNAKEALQRCDRGYVLANGENRYMDDGDVLLNDEQVRQDFLGG, translated from the coding sequence ATGACGAGTACGAGTGAATCATCAATCGGAGCATCAACTCGGACTAAGAGCGACGGTGAGACTGATACTGAAAGTGAGAGCGGGTCACCAGATAACAAATCAGTCTCACAGGCATCTCGTCCCGACCGTGCCGAAGAGTCGTTACTCTCTGTGCGTAGTCTTGATGCTGGATACGGTGATCTTCAGATTCTTACTGATGTGGACATGGATGTCGGTTCTAGTGAGTATGTCACCATTGTTGGACCAAACGGTGCTGGGAAATCAACCGTCATGAAGTCTGTTTTTGGATTAACAGCGCATATGGGTGGTACGGTCACGTTTGATAATGCCGATATTACTGGTCGTCGGCCTGAGGAGATTATTCGAGAAGGAATCGGCTATGTGCCACAAAATGAGAATGTATTCTCGACATTAAGTGTACGTGAAAATCTCGAGATGGGCGCATATATCCTTGATTCGGTTCCAGACGATGCACTTGAGGCTGTGTTTAATCGCTTTCCGATACTCAGAGAACGTCAAGATCAGAAGGCAGGGACAATGTCCGGCGGGCAACAACAAATGCTGGCAATGGGTCGCGCGCTCATGCTCGAACCCGAATTACTCCTATTAGATGAACCATCAGCAGGATTAGCACCTGATCTTGTTGACGATATGTTTGACCGAATCGACGGAATCAATCGCGATGGGACTGCTGTCCTGATGGTTGAACAAAACGCCAAAGAGGCGCTTCAGCGATGTGATCGTGGCTATGTGCTCGCCAATGGGGAAAATCGCTATATGGATGACGGTGACGTGTTACTGAATGATGAGCAGGTTCGACAGGACTTCCTTGGTGGATAA
- a CDS encoding uracil-DNA glycosylase — MDANHDSLANPYGMDTECENCPGLCETRENVLHGYGDVGGDFLFVAERPHAGADQTGVPFTGDDAGRHLQTILGELGFARTPPDADEPDIQNAFLTYVTRCRHPDRTATDEEIRACEPYLNAEIRMINPEIIIPIGETTLRELAIDYTTRRPDSFDIVEEHATTIRGRGFELVPMISLTKQTDAHADAFVTHLKENIFTRDYRQTKGRRSR, encoded by the coding sequence ATGGATGCAAATCATGATTCACTCGCAAATCCGTATGGAATGGACACTGAATGTGAGAACTGTCCAGGGCTTTGTGAGACTCGCGAGAATGTTCTTCACGGATATGGTGATGTTGGTGGTGACTTTCTCTTTGTTGCTGAGCGACCACATGCCGGTGCCGATCAGACAGGTGTCCCCTTCACCGGCGATGATGCCGGTCGTCATCTACAAACGATTCTCGGAGAACTTGGGTTTGCACGAACACCCCCCGATGCGGATGAACCAGATATTCAAAATGCGTTTCTTACGTATGTGACGCGCTGTCGACATCCAGACCGTACTGCGACCGATGAGGAGATCCGCGCTTGTGAGCCATATTTAAACGCTGAAATCCGGATGATTAATCCAGAGATCATTATTCCAATCGGTGAAACAACACTTCGTGAACTCGCAATCGATTATACGACACGACGACCAGACTCATTCGATATTGTTGAGGAGCATGCAACGACAATTCGTGGTCGTGGATTCGAACTTGTGCCGATGATATCACTAACCAAGCAAACTGATGCGCATGCTGATGCATTCGTGACTCATCTCAAAGAGAATATCTTCACACGGGACTACCGACAGACGAAGGGACGACGAAGTCGATGA